Proteins encoded by one window of Bacteroidota bacterium:
- a CDS encoding T9SS type A sorting domain-containing protein codes for MKSYKFTISDYAKIAAVLLIPTSKAHAQVIYTDIDPDIVLDTYEENGFVDMDNNGTFDFSFQRGNTQYSTLTYSGGAGHTFTRTVIWASFPDSPDNEIAGSYNTFSSSFTRYYPYAIHLGDIIAIDGPDGLSFQDWPFQRMAYKLKIDGGNITGSGGNWFPEKIDRYLGVHFVDGDENYHYGWIRCSVIDSGDVLIIKDYAFEMEVDKPIYAGDTINFTGVEEIHLPGIIIYSFERDIYIIADEKYLNSKEVKTASVKILNLSGELIYETTLNEKNTKITFDELPASLYLVEVTLGNDKMVKKVILQ; via the coding sequence ATGAAGTCGTACAAATTTACAATCTCCGATTATGCCAAAATTGCCGCTGTTTTGCTAATTCCGACTTCGAAAGCACATGCACAAGTTATTTATACTGATATCGACCCCGATATTGTTTTAGATACCTATGAGGAAAATGGATTTGTTGATATGGATAATAACGGCACATTTGATTTTTCTTTTCAACGTGGTAATACTCAGTATTCAACACTAACGTATTCAGGAGGTGCTGGACATACTTTTACAAGAACAGTAATATGGGCATCATTTCCTGATTCACCTGACAATGAAATTGCAGGGAGTTATAATACATTTTCAAGTTCGTTCACTCGGTATTATCCATATGCTATTCACCTTGGTGATATAATTGCAATAGATGGACCCGATGGTTTAAGTTTTCAGGATTGGCCATTTCAGAGGATGGCTTACAAACTAAAAATTGATGGTGGAAATATTACCGGCTCAGGTGGAAATTGGTTCCCCGAAAAAATCGACCGTTATCTGGGAGTTCATTTTGTGGATGGCGACGAAAATTATCATTATGGATGGATACGTTGCAGTGTTATAGACTCAGGAGATGTATTAATTATTAAAGATTATGCATTTGAAATGGAAGTAGATAAACCCATTTATGCGGGTGATACCATAAATTTTACTGGTGTTGAAGAAATACATTTACCTGGAATTATTATTTATAGTTTTGAACGTGATATTTACATTATTGCAGATGAAAAATATCTCAATTCCAAAGAGGTAAAAACAGCATCTGTTAAAATCTTAAATCTCTCCGGTGAATTAATATATGAAACTACTTTAAATGAAAAAAACACGAAAATAACATTTGATGAATTACCTGCTTCTTTATATTTGGTGGAAGTGACATTAGGGAATGATAAAATGGTAAAAAAAGTAATTTTGCAATGA
- a CDS encoding vitamin B12-dependent ribonucleotide reductase, with protein sequence MAKNKQHSTGLKFARYFTKEGVSPFDMYEFELRSSVIRNTTGDSVFEMHNVEVPKEWSQVATDILAQKYFRKAGVPLADGTMGSETSIKQVAHRLADCWKQWGEKHNYFSSSADATVFYEELVYMIVGQMAAPNSPQWFNTGLYSAYGIKGKAQGHYYVDPQSGELKKSTSAYERPQPHACFILSVDDDLVNPGGIMDLWTREARIFKYGSGVGTNYSKIRGEGEKLSGGGTSSGLLSFLKIGDAAAGAIKSGGTTRRAAKMVCLDLDHPEIENFVEWKVKEEDKVAALIAAGYSSDYEGEAYRTVAGQNSNNSVRIPNKFFKVLEENGDWELIGRSNGKVFKTVEARKLWEKIAYAAWRCADPGMQYDTTINEWHTCPQSGPINASNPCSEYMFLDNTACNLASINLRKFYDDDKLIFNVEAFEHACRIWTVVLEISVLMAQFPSKEVAQLSYEFRTLGLGFANLGSVLMISGIPYDSDKARAIAGSISAIMTGISYKTSAEMAAALGTFKGYELNKADMMRVMRNHRYAAYNAADNYEGLEIKPMGIDQALCPEYLLKAACNAWDGALQLGEEHGYRNAQATVIAPTGTIGLLMDCDTTGVEPDFALVKFKKLSGGGYFKIINQSIPLALKNLGYKDESIEAIVNYAKGTGTLKNAPHVNFETLKQKGFTEQEILHVDKVVAAAFEISFAFNVFTLGVPTLERLGYSEEHYTEPGFNLLRALGFTKDQIEAANDHICGTMTIEGAPLLQEKHYSVFDCANKCGKIGERYIHQHGHIRMMGAVQPFISGAISKTINLPHEATIEDIESCYLMSWQLGLKANALYRDGSKLSQPLSTKSDSKETTEAPKHVWTSEEVLEAARSIIMQSTDTIFKRQLSRVVERKKLPSKRSGFTQKSKIGGQTIFVRTGEYEDQTLGEIFIDMHKEGASFRSLLNCFAIAVSIGLQYGVPLEEYTDKFTFTRFEPSGPVDHPNIKFSTSIVDYVFRLLAFEYLNRTDLVHIAPEEMEQREVSTQDISTEATGNYPVTEPIAEKQTKKEPVEKKTAVKYEILDAAEAANKSLMGDAPPCPKCGHTTIRNGTCYKCLNCGESLGCS encoded by the coding sequence ATGGCCAAGAACAAACAACACAGCACAGGGCTAAAATTTGCCCGTTATTTCACCAAAGAAGGAGTGAGTCCCTTCGATATGTATGAATTTGAACTCCGTTCCTCTGTAATTAGAAACACTACAGGAGATTCGGTTTTTGAAATGCATAATGTAGAAGTTCCAAAAGAATGGAGTCAGGTTGCCACTGATATTCTCGCACAAAAATATTTTCGCAAAGCAGGAGTTCCGCTTGCCGATGGAACAATGGGAAGTGAAACTTCCATTAAACAAGTTGCACATCGTTTAGCCGATTGTTGGAAACAATGGGGAGAAAAACATAATTACTTTTCATCGTCTGCCGATGCAACAGTTTTTTATGAAGAACTCGTATATATGATAGTGGGGCAAATGGCCGCTCCAAATTCACCACAATGGTTTAATACAGGTTTATATTCAGCATATGGTATAAAAGGAAAAGCACAGGGTCATTATTATGTTGATCCTCAATCAGGAGAATTAAAAAAATCAACCTCTGCATATGAGCGCCCTCAGCCTCATGCATGTTTTATATTAAGTGTGGATGATGATCTTGTTAATCCAGGAGGAATTATGGATCTGTGGACACGTGAGGCACGTATTTTTAAATATGGCTCCGGTGTTGGAACTAATTATTCGAAAATTCGCGGAGAGGGTGAAAAACTTTCCGGTGGTGGAACATCAAGTGGTTTATTGAGTTTCTTAAAAATTGGAGATGCTGCAGCCGGTGCAATTAAATCGGGCGGAACAACACGTCGCGCAGCTAAAATGGTTTGTCTCGACCTTGATCACCCTGAAATTGAAAATTTTGTGGAGTGGAAAGTGAAGGAAGAAGATAAGGTTGCCGCATTAATTGCTGCAGGATATTCTTCCGATTATGAAGGCGAAGCATATCGCACAGTTGCGGGACAAAATTCCAATAACTCTGTTCGTATCCCGAATAAATTCTTTAAAGTATTAGAAGAGAACGGCGATTGGGAATTAATTGGTCGCTCCAACGGTAAAGTTTTCAAAACCGTGGAAGCACGCAAACTCTGGGAAAAAATTGCCTACGCGGCTTGGCGTTGTGCTGATCCCGGAATGCAATACGATACTACTATTAATGAGTGGCATACTTGTCCGCAATCGGGACCAATTAATGCATCAAATCCTTGCAGTGAATACATGTTTTTAGATAATACTGCATGTAATCTCGCATCCATTAATTTGCGTAAGTTTTATGATGATGATAAATTAATATTTAATGTGGAAGCATTTGAACATGCTTGCCGTATATGGACCGTTGTATTAGAAATATCCGTTTTAATGGCGCAATTCCCAAGTAAGGAAGTTGCACAATTATCTTATGAATTCAGAACCTTAGGTTTAGGTTTTGCGAATTTAGGATCTGTATTAATGATCTCCGGAATTCCTTACGATAGCGATAAGGCTCGTGCAATTGCAGGATCTATTTCTGCGATCATGACGGGTATATCTTACAAAACTTCCGCAGAAATGGCAGCAGCTCTCGGAACCTTTAAAGGATACGAATTAAATAAAGCAGACATGATGCGTGTAATGCGCAATCACCGTTATGCAGCATATAATGCAGCGGATAATTATGAAGGTCTGGAAATTAAACCAATGGGAATTGATCAGGCTTTATGTCCTGAATATTTATTGAAAGCTGCGTGCAATGCATGGGACGGCGCTTTACAATTAGGAGAAGAACACGGTTACAGAAATGCACAGGCAACTGTAATTGCTCCAACCGGAACAATTGGTTTATTAATGGATTGTGATACCACCGGTGTTGAACCGGATTTCGCTTTGGTGAAATTTAAAAAATTATCAGGTGGTGGTTATTTTAAAATAATTAATCAATCAATTCCGCTTGCATTAAAAAATCTCGGATATAAAGATGAGAGCATAGAAGCAATTGTTAATTATGCGAAAGGAACTGGTACATTAAAAAATGCACCACATGTTAATTTCGAAACATTAAAACAAAAAGGATTTACCGAACAGGAAATTTTACATGTAGATAAAGTTGTGGCTGCTGCATTCGAAATAAGTTTTGCATTTAATGTATTTACATTAGGTGTTCCAACTTTAGAAAGATTGGGTTACAGTGAAGAACATTATACAGAGCCAGGATTTAATTTATTGCGTGCATTAGGATTTACGAAAGACCAAATTGAAGCCGCAAACGATCATATCTGTGGAACCATGACCATTGAAGGTGCGCCGTTATTACAGGAAAAACATTATTCTGTTTTTGATTGTGCAAATAAATGCGGAAAAATTGGGGAGCGTTATATTCATCAGCATGGACATATCCGTATGATGGGTGCAGTGCAACCATTTATTTCGGGAGCAATTTCAAAAACAATTAATCTTCCACACGAAGCAACCATTGAAGATATTGAAAGCTGTTATTTAATGAGCTGGCAATTGGGATTAAAAGCAAATGCGCTTTATCGCGACGGTTCAAAATTATCGCAGCCATTATCAACAAAAAGCGATTCGAAAGAAACTACCGAAGCTCCAAAACATGTTTGGACATCGGAAGAAGTTTTGGAAGCAGCACGTTCAATAATTATGCAGTCAACTGACACCATTTTCAAACGTCAGTTGTCAAGAGTGGTTGAACGCAAAAAATTACCATCCAAACGTTCAGGATTTACGCAAAAATCAAAAATTGGCGGACAAACAATATTTGTAAGAACAGGGGAATATGAAGATCAGACACTTGGAGAGATCTTTATTGATATGCATAAGGAAGGAGCTTCTTTCCGTTCGTTGTTGAACTGTTTTGCCATTGCAGTTTCCATCGGATTACAATACGGAGTTCCATTAGAAGAATACACCGATAAATTCACCTTCACGCGTTTCGAACCGAGTGGACCTGTTGATCACCCGAACATTAAATTCAGTACTTCCATAGTTGATTATGTATTCCGTTTGTTGGCGTTTGAATATTTAAACAGAACAGATCTTGTGCATATTGCTCCGGAAGAAATGGAACAGCGCGAAGTGAGCACGCAGGATATTTCCACGGAAGCAACCGGTAATTATCCAGTAACTGAACCGATCGCTGAAAAACAAACTAAAAAAGAACCTGTTGAGAAAAAAACAGCAGTGAAATATGAAATTTTAGACGCAGCGGAAGCAGCAAACAAATCGCTGATGGGAGATGCACCTCCTTGTCCTAAATGTGGTCACACCACCATTCGCAACGGCACTTGTTACAAGTGTTTGAATTGCGGAGAGAGTTTGGGATGCAGTTGA
- a CDS encoding c-type cytochrome, whose translation MNNKVTILTCCFLFGIIILFSQCDIDPEITDEEPPGDGWVYDPTPYNVVPVGGIPPFPYPVINPLTAKGVELGRKLFYDPILSGDSTQSCSSCHSVNHAFSDTIQFSIGIDGLPGKRNAMPIYNLGYSPFDNGFFWDGRAITLEDQAIKPIQDPVEMHEIMPNVIMKLSRSNFYPEMFYEAFAVEEITNDDIANAIAQFIKSIVSGNSRYDKAAAGELFLTDQEVQGFELFNALDGGDCFHCHGINAGLFTDFQYRNNGLDSVVSFVDFLDAGLGAVTGDTLDYGKFKTPSLRNIELTAPYMHDGRFATLEEVLDHYSEDVKDTPFTDNFMQFAFQGGVQLTADEKAAIIAFLKTLTDEGFKNNPEYQNPFEE comes from the coding sequence ATGAATAATAAAGTCACAATATTAACCTGTTGCTTCCTTTTCGGAATAATAATCTTATTCTCCCAATGTGATATTGATCCGGAAATTACAGATGAAGAGCCGCCGGGCGACGGCTGGGTATATGATCCAACCCCATATAATGTTGTACCCGTTGGTGGAATTCCTCCTTTTCCATATCCTGTAATTAATCCCTTAACTGCAAAAGGAGTTGAATTGGGAAGGAAATTATTTTATGATCCTATTTTATCCGGCGACAGCACCCAATCCTGTTCAAGTTGCCATAGTGTGAATCACGCATTTTCTGATACTATACAATTTAGTATTGGAATTGATGGTCTCCCCGGAAAAAGAAATGCAATGCCGATTTATAATTTGGGTTATTCTCCTTTTGATAATGGTTTTTTCTGGGATGGACGTGCAATTACCTTGGAAGATCAGGCAATAAAACCGATTCAGGATCCTGTGGAAATGCATGAAATAATGCCGAATGTAATTATGAAATTAAGCAGAAGCAATTTTTATCCTGAAATGTTTTACGAAGCATTTGCTGTAGAAGAAATTACGAATGATGATATTGCAAATGCAATTGCACAATTTATTAAATCCATTGTATCAGGTAATTCACGTTACGATAAAGCAGCAGCAGGAGAATTATTTTTAACCGATCAGGAAGTGCAGGGTTTCGAATTATTTAATGCCCTGGATGGAGGAGATTGTTTTCACTGTCATGGAATTAATGCTGGTTTATTCACCGATTTTCAATATCGCAACAATGGACTCGATTCTGTAGTGAGTTTTGTTGATTTTTTAGATGCCGGTTTAGGCGCTGTAACAGGAGATACTCTTGATTATGGAAAATTTAAAACACCTTCTCTTCGAAATATTGAATTAACTGCACCTTACATGCACGATGGTCGTTTCGCAACACTGGAAGAAGTGCTTGATCATTACAGCGAAGATGTAAAAGACACACCCTTCACCGATAATTTTATGCAATTCGCATTTCAAGGCGGCGTTCAATTAACCGCGGATGAAAAAGCTGCGATTATTGCATTTCTAAAAACACTTACCGACGAAGGATTTAAAAATAATCCGGAATATCAGAATCCGTTTGAGGAATAA
- a CDS encoding c-type cytochrome: protein MKSNNNRLIILFLLGLFFFFTRCEMDPEIIDEPQALVYDPTPYVVSTVFGIPPFPLLNQNPLTIKGVALGRKLFYDPILSADSTLSCSGCHSLTHAFSDSTQFSIGIDGFPGKRNTMPIFNLGYSPYDIGFFWDGRATTLEDQVIMPIQDPLEMHEIMPNVITKLSRSEYYPDLFYEAFGIHEITVENVANALAQFTKSIVSGNSRFDSAMNVPGFYLEQDEVDGSILFDALDGGDCLHCHGINGGLFTDYQYRNNGLDPVFRFVDFVDPGLGAITGDTLDYGKFKTPSLRNIALTAPYMHDGRFATLEEVLDFYSEGVNATPFTDNFMQYAYQGGVQLTADEKAKIIAFLKSLTDEGFKNNTEYQNPFEE, encoded by the coding sequence ATGAAATCAAATAATAATCGGTTAATTATATTATTTCTTTTAGGATTGTTTTTCTTTTTTACACGATGTGAAATGGATCCTGAAATAATTGATGAACCACAAGCTTTAGTTTATGATCCCACTCCCTATGTAGTGAGTACTGTTTTCGGAATTCCTCCTTTTCCCTTATTAAACCAAAATCCATTAACAATTAAAGGTGTGGCTTTGGGTAGGAAGTTATTTTACGATCCGATATTATCTGCAGATAGTACTTTATCTTGTTCCGGTTGTCATAGTCTTACACATGCCTTTTCCGATTCAACACAATTCAGTATTGGAATAGATGGTTTTCCCGGCAAAAGAAATACAATGCCGATTTTTAATTTAGGATATTCACCATATGATATAGGTTTTTTCTGGGATGGCAGGGCAACAACTTTAGAAGATCAGGTTATAATGCCAATACAAGATCCATTGGAAATGCATGAAATAATGCCCAACGTTATTACCAAACTGTCCCGAAGTGAATATTATCCTGATCTGTTTTATGAAGCTTTTGGAATTCATGAAATAACAGTAGAAAATGTTGCCAATGCACTAGCCCAATTTACAAAATCCATCGTTTCCGGAAATTCACGTTTTGATAGTGCAATGAATGTTCCCGGGTTTTACCTTGAACAAGATGAGGTAGATGGGTCAATTTTATTTGATGCATTGGATGGAGGCGATTGTTTGCATTGTCATGGAATTAACGGTGGCTTATTTACAGATTATCAATATAGAAATAATGGGTTGGACCCTGTTTTTAGATTTGTAGATTTTGTAGATCCGGGATTAGGTGCCATAACAGGCGATACACTTGATTACGGGAAATTCAAAACTCCTTCACTGCGCAATATTGCCCTTACAGCACCCTATATGCATGATGGCCGGTTTGCAACACTAGAAGAAGTGCTTGATTTTTATAGTGAGGGTGTTAATGCCACACCTTTCACCGATAATTTTATGCAGTATGCATATCAAGGTGGAGTGCAATTAACTGCTGATGAAAAAGCAAAGATCATCGCTTTTCTAAAATCACTTACAGATGAGGGATTTAAAAATAATACGGAGTATCAAAACCCTTTTGAAGAATAA
- a CDS encoding cytochrome-c peroxidase, whose amino-acid sequence MKNNKTYYICFIAVILISIFSCSVDHEIDPQEEKYVLIIPPGFPYPDIPADNPLTQAKIALGKKLFYDSALSVDSTISCGSCHNAELAFSDDVTISEGVFGRLGFRNSPSLANVVYYPVMLKDGGNPTLETQPYVPLEDHFEMGFNMVLLVNRLNEDAEYVAEFKTVFGNAPDPFGITRALAAFERTLISGNSPYDKYTYQGKTTALTTSQKAGMELFSVRNSIAAAVTEVFC is encoded by the coding sequence ATGAAGAATAACAAAACATATTATATATGTTTTATTGCGGTAATATTAATATCCATATTTTCCTGTTCGGTGGATCATGAAATTGATCCACAGGAAGAAAAATATGTTTTAATTATACCGCCTGGTTTTCCTTATCCTGATATTCCTGCAGATAATCCATTAACCCAGGCGAAGATAGCCCTTGGAAAAAAATTATTCTACGATTCTGCTCTTTCGGTAGATTCAACAATTTCCTGTGGAAGTTGCCACAATGCAGAACTCGCTTTTAGTGATGATGTAACTATCAGTGAAGGTGTTTTCGGGCGACTTGGATTTCGCAATTCACCTAGTTTGGCAAATGTTGTTTATTATCCCGTCATGTTAAAAGACGGGGGAAATCCAACATTGGAAACACAACCTTATGTTCCTTTGGAGGATCATTTTGAAATGGGTTTTAATATGGTATTATTGGTGAACAGATTAAATGAAGATGCAGAATATGTTGCTGAATTTAAAACAGTTTTTGGCAACGCTCCTGATCCATTTGGAATTACACGTGCACTCGCTGCATTTGAACGAACATTAATAAGCGGAAATTCGCCTTATGATAAATATACCTATCAGGGAAAAACTACTGCATTAACTACTTCACAAAAAGCGGGGATGGAACTTTTTTCAGTCCGGAACTCAATTGCAGCAGCTGTCACGGAGGTTTTTTGTTAA
- a CDS encoding TonB-dependent receptor, producing MKYSIILFLFSVFFYITSHSQTLKGHVMSADEVGGMTVLPGANIVWLNSTSGTTTKDDGSFILEKTDPSQIQFKVTYVGFETDTITVGDKTSFHIMLDPVKELKQVIIEGESSASSINTVNPVNMESLNKKELLKAACCNLSESFETNNSVDAEFSDAITGAKTIKLLGLDGVYSQIMMENMPGVRGLSSSYGLTYIPGPWIESIQITKGPGSVVNGYESITGSINTEIKKPFHVEGETFLLNLFGSNSGRYEANVNFKHLFNEKWSTALFTHTSQLHNKMDHNEDGFLDMPLNETYIVMNKWNYFSGKKHEAQFGVKYVASDINGGQVKFDPSEEHSVENGYGVGVSTKRFEGFMKNGFVFDKPNTSIGTIVNYVYHDQNAFYGLNNYTGIERYVNANFIYQSFMFNTNNSYKIGASFMVDDYTESFDSINYLRTEYVPGIFAEYHFVSGTKFSLLAGIRVDDHNLYGIFTTPRLHLKYNPTTNTTLRGSVGKGYRVANVFVENSNVLTSSRTLIITEDLLPEEGWNYGVSLMQGFKLNKNEGTFTLDGYRTEFVNQIVVDLDSDYSSVYISNLHGQSYSNVFQGEVNYEVFTNFDMRVAYKYIDAKSTYNGDLLEVPLTNKNRGLVNFAYELKKYGWVFDFTTQFYGKSRLPDLTENHDAHFLGEYSEPYYLLLGQITKKFKNLEIYAGSENITNYTQHHPILGFDEPFGEDFDASVIYAPIMERKFYGGLSFTLN from the coding sequence ATGAAATATTCTATAATATTATTTTTATTTTCTGTTTTCTTTTACATCACATCACATAGCCAAACACTTAAAGGCCATGTAATGAGTGCGGATGAAGTTGGTGGTATGACAGTCCTTCCGGGAGCTAATATTGTTTGGTTAAATTCTACTTCCGGCACAACAACAAAGGATGATGGTTCATTTATTCTTGAAAAAACCGATCCTTCGCAAATTCAATTTAAAGTGACTTATGTTGGATTTGAAACAGATACGATTACTGTTGGGGATAAAACATCTTTTCATATTATGTTAGATCCTGTGAAAGAATTAAAACAGGTTATTATTGAAGGAGAAAGTTCTGCAAGTTCCATTAATACGGTAAATCCTGTTAATATGGAATCACTGAATAAAAAGGAATTATTAAAAGCGGCTTGTTGTAATTTAAGTGAAAGTTTTGAGACCAATAATTCGGTTGATGCGGAATTCAGTGATGCAATTACCGGTGCTAAAACAATTAAATTATTGGGGTTGGATGGAGTGTATTCTCAGATCATGATGGAAAATATGCCGGGGGTTAGAGGTTTATCTTCCAGTTATGGATTGACCTATATACCGGGACCTTGGATAGAATCCATTCAAATAACCAAAGGCCCGGGTTCGGTGGTTAATGGATACGAAAGTATAACCGGCTCCATTAATACGGAAATAAAGAAACCATTTCATGTGGAAGGCGAAACATTTTTGTTGAATTTATTTGGATCCAATTCCGGACGTTATGAAGCAAACGTAAATTTCAAACATTTATTTAATGAAAAATGGAGTACTGCATTGTTTACGCATACAAGTCAGTTGCACAATAAAATGGATCACAACGAGGATGGATTTTTAGATATGCCTTTAAATGAGACTTATATTGTGATGAATAAATGGAATTATTTTTCCGGTAAAAAACATGAAGCGCAGTTTGGTGTGAAATATGTTGCATCCGATATCAATGGAGGACAGGTAAAATTCGATCCTTCTGAAGAGCATAGCGTTGAAAACGGCTATGGTGTAGGTGTTTCTACAAAACGATTTGAGGGATTTATGAAAAATGGTTTTGTATTTGACAAACCTAATACCTCCATCGGAACTATAGTTAATTATGTTTACCACGATCAGAATGCATTTTATGGTTTAAATAATTATACGGGAATTGAACGATATGTAAATGCAAATTTTATTTATCAATCATTTATGTTCAATACCAATAACAGCTATAAAATAGGAGCAAGTTTTATGGTGGATGATTATACTGAAAGTTTTGATTCCATAAATTATTTGCGCACTGAATATGTTCCGGGAATATTTGCAGAATATCATTTTGTATCCGGCACAAAATTCAGTTTGCTTGCTGGAATTCGGGTGGATGATCATAATTTATATGGAATATTTACTACTCCGCGATTACATTTAAAATATAATCCTACAACAAATACTACGCTTCGTGGTTCGGTGGGAAAAGGGTACCGAGTAGCAAATGTATTTGTAGAGAACAGCAATGTGCTCACAAGTTCCAGAACATTAATAATTACGGAAGATCTTTTACCGGAAGAAGGATGGAACTATGGTGTTTCGTTAATGCAAGGATTTAAATTGAATAAGAATGAAGGCACCTTTACATTGGATGGGTATAGAACCGAATTTGTAAATCAGATAGTAGTGGATCTTGATAGTGATTATAGTTCAGTATATATAAGCAATTTGCATGGACAATCGTATTCCAATGTTTTTCAGGGGGAAGTGAATTACGAAGTATTTACAAATTTCGATATGCGTGTTGCTTATAAATATATTGATGCAAAATCGACGTATAATGGTGATTTATTAGAAGTTCCATTAACAAATAAAAATCGCGGATTGGTAAACTTTGCTTATGAGTTAAAAAAATACGGTTGGGTTTTTGATTTTACAACACAATTTTACGGCAAATCAAGATTACCCGATCTGACAGAAAATCACGATGCGCATTTTTTGGGAGAATATTCGGAGCCCTATTATTTATTATTAGGACAAATTACCAAAAAATTCAAAAATCTGGAGATCTATGCCGGTTCAGAAAACATTACCAATTACACACAACATCATCCTATTTTAGGTTTTGATGAGCCTTTTGGAGAGGATTTTGATGCATCTGTTATTTATGCACCAATAATGGAGCGCAAGTTTTATGGTGGATTGAGTTTTACATTAAATTAA
- a CDS encoding heavy-metal-associated domain-containing protein, whose protein sequence is MKKSIKGIVSLFVITIMIAASNNIFSQTATTGKNYVDIKTSAQCGSCKSAIEKAVNNVDGVKSAELDLETKIVTVKYDVEKTNVDALKSAIVNIGYDADEVAADAKAYENLHSCCKKE, encoded by the coding sequence ATGAAAAAGAGTATTAAAGGAATTGTTAGTTTGTTTGTGATCACTATAATGATCGCAGCATCAAATAATATTTTTTCCCAAACTGCAACAACGGGAAAAAACTATGTGGACATAAAAACATCTGCGCAATGCGGCTCATGTAAAAGTGCCATTGAAAAAGCAGTGAATAATGTGGATGGTGTTAAATCGGCAGAATTGGATCTGGAAACAAAAATTGTTACTGTTAAATACGATGTAGAAAAAACAAATGTGGATGCATTAAAATCTGCCATCGTAAATATTGGTTATGATGCAGATGAAGTTGCTGCAGATGCAAAGGCGTATGAGAATTTGCATTCTTGTTGTAAGAAAGAGTGA